One segment of Allorhodopirellula heiligendammensis DNA contains the following:
- a CDS encoding putative glycoside hydrolase produces MNRIWWAVVVFLCSACWSIQGIAQTLQVADGNALVGNRKLADAVGGSGVAPRPQFSWDHVPLYMHMRKATDFTSEELEYLANFPLITLEKTTGSRTHGSSEDGSLAAAKAIKAVNPDACVLYYRNVLCNYSGYKVNRELAQIPDAFLQGSDGNKRLHRGVREVYDLSNPQIRQWWVDHCVQMVGHDEIDGIFLDGNIKALEPEFLRKEIGAERKQEVATGYGLMMQTLRRQMPANKMLVANIIRARLPDSGLSYLQYFDGSYLEGIESQANGLTRVEYLAKGIDAVQQAARQEKIICMSIGLGREALTGLKIDDSRKRLGRNADIQPRLEYCLALFLICAEKYSYFLPHDGYDVNNGRSSVWLQRFPEYDKRLGPPQGPAMRDGHVYSRDFESASVVLDIENEVGKITWK; encoded by the coding sequence ATGAACAGGATCTGGTGGGCAGTCGTTGTCTTCCTATGCTCGGCTTGTTGGTCGATCCAAGGGATCGCTCAAACGTTGCAGGTTGCTGATGGAAACGCACTAGTTGGAAATCGAAAGCTGGCCGACGCTGTCGGTGGCAGTGGAGTGGCGCCTCGTCCTCAGTTCAGCTGGGACCATGTGCCGCTGTACATGCATATGCGGAAGGCAACGGACTTTACGTCCGAGGAATTGGAGTACTTGGCAAACTTTCCGCTGATCACGCTCGAGAAAACCACAGGAAGCCGCACGCATGGCTCATCAGAGGACGGCTCTCTGGCGGCGGCGAAGGCCATCAAAGCCGTCAATCCAGATGCCTGCGTTCTGTATTATCGAAACGTCCTCTGCAACTATTCCGGTTACAAGGTGAATCGCGAGTTAGCACAAATTCCTGACGCGTTCCTGCAAGGCAGTGACGGCAACAAACGTCTTCATCGCGGGGTAAGGGAAGTGTACGACTTGTCCAATCCCCAGATTCGCCAATGGTGGGTTGATCATTGTGTTCAGATGGTTGGTCATGACGAGATCGATGGCATTTTCCTGGATGGCAACATAAAGGCTTTGGAACCAGAGTTTTTACGCAAGGAAATCGGGGCGGAACGCAAACAAGAGGTCGCGACTGGGTACGGGCTGATGATGCAAACGCTTCGCCGACAGATGCCAGCGAACAAAATGTTGGTGGCGAATATTATCCGCGCACGTTTACCTGATTCTGGATTGAGCTATCTGCAGTATTTCGATGGCTCGTACCTCGAAGGAATTGAGAGCCAAGCAAATGGTCTGACCCGCGTAGAGTACTTGGCAAAAGGTATTGATGCCGTGCAGCAGGCTGCGCGCCAAGAGAAAATAATCTGCATGTCGATAGGGCTCGGCCGTGAGGCGCTGACTGGGCTTAAGATCGATGACAGTCGAAAAAGGCTTGGTCGGAACGCCGATATTCAGCCTCGCTTGGAGTACTGTTTGGCGTTGTTTTTGATTTGTGCAGAGAAGTATAGCTATTTCCTGCCACATGACGGATACGATGTGAACAATGGACGTAGTTCAGTCTGGCTCCAGCGGTTTCCTGAATATGACAAGCGTCTCGGGCCCCCTCAAGGACCGGCAATGCGAGATGGACACGTCTATAGCCGCGACTTTGAATCAGCGAGTGTCGTTCTCGATATCGAAAACGAAGTGGGCAAAATTACCTGGAAGTGA
- a CDS encoding putative glycoside hydrolase: MTTNLFAACMLLAIATLFSSQPSLVHGQEHEETVPLLVSDGSRFQVQDSFPKFSWDVTPQYFMFGDTQRVLSPEEVRSIASRTDFLCIEKSHGSKALGAAELGAKHEVEAFKRIKPEMKVLFYFNSAYAWPFTSYNKVFTPDQINARPDLKSLLLIDPATGELAQRRKVFFFDVLNPQMRKWWVDTVAKGVADSGSDGAFIDQMHGFFWMRKDRAAEVREAMGEMMSSLKERLGPDKILLGNNVHQDLAEHVFPAVDASMFEHYNAALLSKESLLHDWQDMLRLAQAGKMSVFRIGVESEALPEHVQGRRRGHDTAELAKARLEYYLACYLIGAQPYSFFQYGWGWTLSSGSLEDYPELHRPLGAPQEAFRRTTPDGWEFTREFEHASVWVNTESKQARITWRLPDGLSDAQE; this comes from the coding sequence ATGACAACGAACCTATTCGCAGCATGCATGCTGCTCGCAATCGCCACTCTGTTCTCCAGTCAGCCCTCGTTGGTACATGGACAGGAGCATGAAGAAACGGTGCCCCTGCTCGTTAGCGACGGTAGTCGCTTCCAGGTGCAGGACAGTTTTCCGAAATTTAGCTGGGACGTGACGCCCCAATATTTCATGTTTGGCGATACTCAAAGGGTGTTGAGCCCAGAGGAAGTAAGGTCTATCGCCTCACGAACAGATTTTCTCTGCATCGAAAAGTCGCATGGATCGAAGGCCCTTGGTGCCGCTGAATTGGGCGCAAAGCATGAGGTCGAGGCGTTCAAGCGAATCAAACCCGAAATGAAAGTTTTGTTCTATTTCAATTCAGCATATGCTTGGCCTTTCACCTCTTACAATAAGGTTTTCACGCCGGATCAGATTAACGCGCGACCCGATTTGAAGAGCTTGTTGCTTATCGATCCGGCAACCGGCGAGCTTGCTCAGCGCCGAAAGGTGTTCTTCTTTGATGTGTTGAACCCACAGATGCGGAAATGGTGGGTCGACACCGTTGCCAAAGGAGTTGCCGACTCCGGTAGCGATGGTGCTTTCATCGATCAGATGCATGGTTTTTTCTGGATGCGAAAGGACAGGGCAGCGGAGGTGCGAGAAGCGATGGGTGAGATGATGTCGTCGCTGAAAGAGAGGCTAGGTCCCGACAAAATCCTGTTGGGAAATAATGTGCACCAGGATCTCGCGGAGCATGTTTTTCCGGCCGTCGATGCGAGTATGTTCGAGCACTACAACGCCGCACTTCTCAGTAAGGAAAGCTTGCTCCATGATTGGCAGGATATGTTGCGGCTCGCCCAGGCCGGCAAGATGTCGGTTTTTCGGATCGGGGTTGAGTCCGAGGCCTTACCTGAGCATGTGCAGGGACGTCGTCGTGGTCATGACACGGCTGAATTGGCGAAGGCCCGATTGGAATACTATCTCGCTTGTTACTTGATTGGTGCTCAGCCGTACTCGTTTTTTCAGTACGGATGGGGGTGGACTCTTTCATCGGGCTCCCTTGAGGATTACCCTGAGTTGCATCGGCCGCTCGGTGCGCCCCAGGAGGCTTTTCGGCGAACCACACCGGACGGCTGGGAGTTCACTCGCGAGTTTGAGCATGCCAGTGTGTGGGTGAATACGGAAAGTAAGCAGGCCAGAATTACATGGCGTTTGCCGGACGGTCTCAGCGATGCTCAGGAGTAG
- a CDS encoding DUF6250 domain-containing protein, whose protein sequence is MQKDSPIRETSPHRVSEFLPRMAARGAAFTHALNRPATRLVLVFIVLAIPGRLVADAPVILGHGEGVFQVGPLLAHGNFENLDHWVIQIQQRTGFPEASVKVRDNALDCLAPGRGCTIWFKQSFPTRVAITYDVLCPTSVPGIKGIQPRDINNFWMANDPSSPDESLFDSSRYTGAFASYDKIHGYYASTGGGGANANLTTRMRRYPREVDGGPVEHLALRYRDGKPGYLITPDKVMSVQLVAYDDIVQYIVDEKLVYQISRGDRVQVEGRDRNGQQVVSDTIYDLDRFPVYREGYFGFRMVGTHHVYTNFQVHALEPVPSSPPQRSSTNRRSPPPQSTE, encoded by the coding sequence ATGCAGAAAGATTCACCAATTCGCGAGACGAGCCCCCATCGAGTTTCCGAGTTTCTGCCGAGGATGGCGGCAAGAGGGGCGGCTTTCACGCACGCATTGAACCGCCCCGCCACACGACTGGTTCTTGTTTTCATCGTGCTGGCGATTCCCGGCCGTCTCGTAGCAGATGCCCCCGTGATCCTCGGCCATGGCGAGGGTGTGTTCCAGGTCGGGCCACTTTTGGCACACGGTAACTTTGAGAATCTGGACCACTGGGTGATTCAGATCCAGCAGCGTACAGGGTTTCCCGAAGCAAGCGTCAAGGTGCGAGACAATGCGCTCGATTGCCTCGCACCGGGTCGGGGATGCACGATTTGGTTCAAGCAGAGTTTTCCGACCCGAGTCGCGATCACCTACGACGTGCTCTGCCCCACGTCCGTGCCTGGGATCAAAGGCATTCAGCCACGTGATATTAATAATTTTTGGATGGCCAATGATCCCTCCTCTCCCGACGAAAGTCTTTTCGATTCATCTCGCTACACAGGCGCGTTTGCCTCCTACGATAAAATTCATGGCTATTACGCGAGTACGGGGGGAGGCGGAGCGAACGCGAACTTAACGACCCGCATGCGACGCTACCCACGTGAAGTTGACGGCGGTCCGGTCGAGCACTTGGCCCTCCGTTATCGAGATGGCAAGCCCGGTTACCTCATTACACCTGACAAGGTGATGAGCGTACAGCTAGTCGCCTACGACGATATTGTTCAATACATCGTCGACGAGAAACTCGTCTATCAGATCAGCCGTGGAGACCGTGTTCAGGTAGAGGGGCGTGATCGCAACGGCCAGCAGGTTGTAAGCGATACCATATACGATCTTGATCGGTTTCCGGTATACCGGGAGGGTTACTTTGGCTTTAGAATGGTCGGCACCCACCATGTCTACACCAATTTTCAAGTGCATGCGCTCGAGCCTGTTCCGTCGTCACCGCCTCAACGCTCGTCAACCAACCGACGATCACCGCCACCACAGAGTACAGAATGA
- a CDS encoding sulfatase family protein, with product MTLATSTCADVPTRPNIIYLMADDQNVGSVGCYGNTEVSTPNMDQLARDGMVFDRHYNTTSICMASRSNVFTGMYEYKTGTNFGHGNMRPDVWAKSYPVLLRESGYLTAFAGKFGIEVDNKGLCEQDFDMWGGGPGQTDYRTARNPSMAKYAKEYPHSTLSYAAFGQDVIREAVKQSKPFCLSISFKAPHRPVTPDPKFDHVYAGKSFTKPANFGREAGAHLAPQSKQGRQYPRFIEWEYDTDYDGVMAKYYQLIYAIDVALGTIRAELESQGVADNTVIIYTSDNGYICGSHGYGSKVLPMEESSRAPLMIYDPRHSSAGKQFRSNALTGNIDFAPTILELAGVPVPENVDGVSLLPLLDDPTSDVREQMAFINVFPPAPTTSLTCLTKDWKYTYWWYGDAEMKPTEELFHLAQDPFEMSNLAGDPEAAASLELMRKKYDDELERWKQQAVPYNDYVRYGTLFDRTIPVADKQFKRVRANGKENE from the coding sequence ATGACGCTTGCAACTTCCACGTGCGCAGACGTCCCGACTCGTCCGAACATCATCTATCTTATGGCGGATGATCAGAATGTCGGGTCTGTTGGCTGTTACGGAAACACAGAGGTGAGCACGCCCAATATGGACCAGCTCGCGCGCGACGGCATGGTGTTTGATCGTCATTACAACACCACGTCAATCTGTATGGCGAGTCGGTCCAACGTGTTCACCGGAATGTATGAATACAAAACGGGGACCAACTTCGGTCACGGTAACATGAGACCTGACGTGTGGGCGAAGTCATACCCCGTTCTGCTGCGGGAATCGGGATACTTGACCGCGTTTGCAGGAAAGTTCGGTATCGAGGTGGACAACAAGGGATTATGCGAACAGGACTTTGATATGTGGGGCGGCGGGCCCGGGCAGACGGATTATCGGACCGCCCGGAATCCCTCGATGGCCAAGTACGCAAAGGAATATCCCCATTCAACGCTTTCGTATGCTGCTTTCGGCCAGGATGTCATTCGCGAAGCGGTTAAGCAGAGCAAGCCTTTCTGCCTTTCGATCAGTTTCAAAGCCCCGCACCGACCAGTGACACCGGATCCAAAATTCGACCATGTTTACGCGGGCAAGAGTTTCACCAAGCCGGCCAATTTTGGGCGTGAGGCGGGCGCCCATCTGGCACCGCAGAGCAAGCAAGGTCGCCAGTATCCTCGCTTTATCGAATGGGAATACGACACCGACTATGATGGTGTGATGGCCAAGTATTACCAACTCATCTATGCGATCGATGTAGCATTGGGAACGATTCGAGCCGAGTTGGAAAGTCAAGGAGTCGCGGATAATACTGTGATTATCTATACCAGTGACAATGGATATATCTGCGGATCGCACGGATATGGATCCAAAGTGCTGCCGATGGAAGAGTCTTCCCGGGCGCCGCTAATGATCTATGATCCTCGTCATTCATCGGCCGGCAAGCAGTTTCGCAGTAATGCGCTGACTGGAAACATTGATTTTGCGCCCACCATTCTGGAACTTGCTGGTGTGCCCGTTCCCGAGAACGTCGACGGCGTCAGCCTGCTACCGCTGTTGGACGATCCCACCAGCGATGTGCGTGAGCAGATGGCGTTCATCAACGTTTTTCCGCCGGCACCGACAACGAGCCTAACCTGTCTGACTAAGGATTGGAAATACACTTACTGGTGGTATGGTGATGCGGAGATGAAACCCACCGAGGAGCTATTTCATTTGGCTCAGGACCCGTTTGAAATGTCAAATCTCGCTGGGGATCCGGAAGCGGCAGCTTCGCTTGAGTTGATGCGGAAGAAGTACGATGACGAATTGGAGCGTTGGAAGCAGCAAGCGGTTCCTTACAACGACTATGTGCGGTACGGAACCCTGTTCGATCGCACGATTCCCGTGGCAGACAAACAGTTCAAGCGAGTTCGGGCAAACGGGAAAGAGAACGAGTGA
- a CDS encoding enolase C-terminal domain-like protein has product MESIRILSAKVTDVRVPTSDALLGSDPFHKKPDYSSAVLQLETDSGLCGISVVFTVGAGTDWICHGIRDLCQLVIGSSLDDFSASPITLYRRLIDHHQLRWLHDGVFRMAAGAVLNAMWDLWAKALGKPLWKLLVDLEPEFVADCIDWRNISDALTREQAIALLQSRRADVERREQELTRQGPEAYCTAGWLGLSDDEILMTIRKLQGCGFGSFKLKVGLDSDLDVQRIRFMRDAIGPDCNLMVDANQFWGIDEAKRHIEQYRPFSLKWIEEPIARDDVLGYVELAQTFSNADFGFACGEHAASPVIFKQLLKSRAIQYCQIDAVRVGGVNDVMAIVLMAAKFGVPVCPHGGGIALCNMIQHYGMWDQIAVSGHSDTQLIEYIDFLQEALTHPVAVRDGCYVAPTAMGWGLEFDAQFIDDHRFPDGAMWKPRSSASKGVMFEA; this is encoded by the coding sequence ATGGAATCCATTCGCATCCTGTCCGCGAAGGTTACTGACGTCCGCGTCCCTACGTCCGACGCACTGCTCGGTTCGGATCCTTTTCACAAAAAGCCGGACTACTCCTCGGCCGTATTGCAGCTCGAAACAGACTCGGGACTTTGTGGGATCTCTGTCGTCTTTACCGTAGGGGCAGGAACAGATTGGATTTGTCACGGGATTCGCGACTTATGCCAGCTCGTGATCGGATCCAGCCTCGACGATTTCTCTGCCTCACCCATAACGCTCTATCGCAGGCTGATCGACCATCATCAACTGCGTTGGCTGCACGATGGCGTCTTTCGGATGGCTGCAGGGGCTGTCCTGAATGCGATGTGGGATCTCTGGGCGAAAGCCCTCGGCAAACCATTGTGGAAACTTCTCGTCGATCTTGAGCCGGAGTTTGTCGCCGACTGTATTGACTGGAGAAATATCAGCGACGCTTTGACTCGCGAGCAAGCGATCGCTCTGCTGCAAAGCCGGCGAGCTGATGTTGAGCGACGTGAGCAAGAATTGACCCGTCAGGGCCCCGAGGCATATTGCACCGCAGGGTGGCTGGGCCTCAGCGATGACGAGATTCTTATGACCATACGCAAATTGCAGGGGTGTGGTTTTGGTTCGTTTAAGCTGAAGGTCGGGCTCGACTCAGACCTGGACGTGCAGCGGATTCGATTCATGCGAGATGCCATTGGCCCCGACTGCAATCTGATGGTGGACGCCAATCAGTTCTGGGGGATCGATGAAGCAAAACGCCATATTGAGCAGTACCGCCCATTCAGTTTGAAATGGATCGAAGAGCCAATCGCCCGCGACGATGTTCTGGGGTATGTCGAGCTTGCGCAAACATTCTCCAATGCAGATTTCGGCTTTGCATGCGGTGAACATGCAGCATCGCCGGTGATCTTCAAACAATTATTGAAAAGCCGAGCGATTCAGTACTGCCAGATTGATGCGGTGCGGGTGGGTGGTGTCAACGATGTCATGGCGATCGTGTTGATGGCGGCCAAGTTTGGCGTGCCGGTTTGCCCCCATGGAGGCGGGATCGCACTCTGTAACATGATCCAGCACTACGGCATGTGGGATCAAATTGCTGTGTCCGGACACTCCGATACCCAGCTCATCGAGTACATCGATTTCCTCCAAGAAGCCCTCACGCATCCAGTCGCGGTCCGAGACGGCTGCTACGTCGCACCGACGGCGATGGGATGGGGATTGGAATTTGACGCTCAATTCATTGATGACCACCGATTCCCAGATGGTGCCATGTGGAAGCCACGCAGTTCAGCATCCAAGGGCGTTATGTTCGAAGCGTAA
- a CDS encoding alpha/beta hydrolase: protein MIIIRPLAVHSAMIARPFLAYCLVSLLISPFASAQDRTGSRRVGGTAASVQYAPAVPVPTLMNVRYGEHPRNVLDFWKAEAQTPTPLVFVIHGGGWVGGSKERVDRFADVDALLKAGISVAAINYRYTSQADVSDNDPPVKTPLHDAARALQFVRSKSGEWNLDKERVGAAGGSAGACSSLWLAFHDDLADADSDDPISQESTRLWCAAVTGAQTTLDPQQMKTWTPNSKYGGHAFGKKSFAEFLDQREHILPWLAEYSPYALVSQDDPPVYLIYSAPPAIGQNQKDPTHTSNFGVKLQEHCQDVGTDCELVYPGAPSARHKTPTEFLISTLSAPSESRQ, encoded by the coding sequence ATGATAATTATTCGACCGTTGGCAGTACATTCCGCGATGATCGCCAGGCCGTTCCTTGCATACTGCCTTGTCTCCCTATTGATTTCCCCTTTCGCATCAGCTCAGGACCGCACAGGCAGTCGTCGTGTTGGAGGAACTGCGGCCAGCGTCCAATACGCCCCCGCAGTGCCTGTGCCGACACTGATGAACGTTCGTTACGGCGAGCACCCACGCAACGTTCTAGATTTTTGGAAAGCTGAGGCTCAGACGCCAACGCCTCTGGTCTTTGTAATTCACGGTGGCGGTTGGGTAGGGGGAAGCAAAGAACGTGTCGACCGCTTTGCAGATGTCGACGCCCTCCTGAAAGCGGGCATCTCAGTTGCGGCCATCAACTACCGTTACACCTCGCAGGCGGACGTCTCGGATAACGATCCACCTGTGAAGACGCCGCTCCATGACGCCGCCCGCGCATTGCAGTTTGTTCGCAGCAAATCGGGTGAATGGAACCTGGACAAGGAGCGTGTTGGCGCTGCGGGTGGATCCGCTGGCGCCTGCTCCAGTTTGTGGCTTGCCTTTCATGATGATTTGGCCGATGCGGATAGCGATGATCCTATCTCGCAGGAATCGACTCGGCTCTGGTGCGCGGCCGTTACCGGAGCGCAAACGACGCTTGATCCTCAACAGATGAAAACCTGGACGCCGAATAGCAAATACGGCGGCCATGCATTCGGTAAGAAGTCGTTCGCAGAATTTCTGGATCAGCGCGAGCACATTTTGCCCTGGCTTGCCGAGTACTCGCCTTATGCGCTCGTGTCGCAGGACGATCCGCCCGTTTACCTGATCTACTCCGCACCCCCAGCAATTGGCCAGAATCAGAAGGATCCGACACATACCTCCAATTTTGGTGTGAAGTTACAGGAGCATTGCCAGGACGTGGGAACCGACTGCGAACTCGTCTACCCAGGTGCTCCGAGCGCCCGTCACAAGACACCCACTGAGTTTTTGATCTCGACGCTATCCGCGCCATCAGAGTCCCGTCAATGA
- a CDS encoding sulfatase encodes MNHCISSLFLSLVILTALPVGGHAADPADSSKQLNFVVFVVDDLGYMDIGANNSECFYETPNIDRLADSAMRFTDGYAANPVCSPTRYSLMTGKYPTRVRATNFFSGKRSGRFNPAPLNEHMPLEDVTVAEMLKSKGYATFFAGKWHLGESEEYYPQKQGFDVNIGGHRIGGPYTGNKYFAPFKNPEMEVESPAGDHLPDRLARDTVRFIEENKDRPFLAYLSFYSVHTPLMGRPDLVKKYKQKAASIDGAEFAEEEQVLGNQVRKVRVLQKHAVYAAMVEAMDEAVGKVLRELDDSGVADDTVVIFTSDNGGLSTSEGLPTSNLPLRGGKGWVYEGGIREPWIIRYPGVTPAGSESSEPICSIDLFPTIAAAAGVEVGHDVDGVNIRAALEGKSLDRESLYWHYPHYSNQGGIPGGAIREGDFKLVERYEDGRVHLYNLKDDIGEQHDLADTMPEQVDQMRRRLHAWYQTVDAQFLQPKDGLVPWKPE; translated from the coding sequence ATGAACCATTGTATTTCGAGTTTGTTTCTATCTCTTGTAATCCTGACAGCACTGCCTGTCGGCGGTCATGCTGCTGATCCAGCTGACTCATCAAAACAATTAAACTTCGTCGTATTTGTGGTGGACGACCTCGGCTACATGGACATTGGAGCCAATAATTCGGAGTGTTTCTACGAAACGCCCAATATCGACCGCTTGGCTGACTCGGCAATGAGGTTCACCGATGGCTACGCCGCCAATCCGGTGTGCTCGCCGACTCGTTATAGTTTGATGACCGGGAAGTACCCGACTCGTGTTCGGGCGACCAATTTTTTCTCAGGGAAGCGGAGTGGGCGGTTCAATCCTGCACCACTCAACGAGCACATGCCGCTTGAGGACGTCACGGTCGCCGAGATGCTCAAGAGCAAGGGATACGCAACTTTCTTTGCCGGAAAGTGGCACCTGGGGGAGAGCGAAGAATACTACCCTCAGAAACAAGGTTTCGACGTCAATATCGGCGGCCATCGCATTGGTGGACCGTACACAGGAAACAAGTACTTCGCCCCCTTTAAGAATCCAGAAATGGAGGTTGAAAGCCCCGCGGGCGATCATCTACCTGACCGCCTCGCTCGCGACACAGTTCGCTTTATTGAGGAGAATAAGGACAGACCGTTTCTCGCTTATCTCTCGTTCTATTCGGTACACACGCCCCTGATGGGGCGACCCGACCTAGTGAAAAAGTATAAGCAGAAGGCGGCCTCTATCGACGGTGCTGAGTTTGCCGAGGAAGAACAAGTGTTGGGAAATCAGGTGCGGAAAGTCCGCGTGTTGCAAAAACACGCTGTGTACGCCGCGATGGTGGAGGCCATGGACGAAGCCGTGGGCAAGGTGCTCCGAGAGCTCGACGACTCAGGCGTTGCCGACGACACAGTGGTGATATTCACATCGGATAACGGCGGTCTATCGACATCGGAGGGACTACCCACCAGCAACCTGCCGCTGCGAGGAGGTAAAGGTTGGGTGTACGAAGGGGGCATTCGTGAACCATGGATCATTCGATATCCGGGGGTCACGCCCGCTGGTTCAGAGTCGTCCGAGCCAATCTGCTCGATTGATTTGTTCCCGACGATCGCGGCCGCAGCAGGGGTAGAGGTGGGCCATGATGTTGACGGAGTGAATATTCGGGCAGCCCTGGAAGGAAAATCACTCGACCGGGAATCTCTGTATTGGCACTACCCGCATTACAGCAACCAGGGCGGCATTCCCGGCGGCGCGATTCGCGAGGGCGACTTTAAATTGGTCGAACGGTACGAGGACGGGCGCGTGCATCTATACAACCTCAAGGATGATATTGGCGAACAGCATGACCTGGCCGATACAATGCCTGAGCAAGTGGACCAAATGCGCCGTCGTCTGCATGCGTGGTATCAAACCGTGGATGCACAATTCTTGCAACCGAAAGATGGTCTGGTTCCCTGGAAACCTGAATAG